A genomic window from Lycium barbarum isolate Lr01 chromosome 4, ASM1917538v2, whole genome shotgun sequence includes:
- the LOC132636600 gene encoding wax ester synthase/diacylglycerol acyltransferase 4-like, whose translation MMKVNVKRMVKGEEEEEESFPVSPTGQYFTSSVLSISVICVLESEIPIDDSCTMTLLKDVFVPINPRFSSIMVRDKNGDKQWKKVDVKHKDHINVPIFPEGKSKEFYDNCFNEYITKIAMEQLPQSRPLWEIHIFKYPTTKSAGNLVFKLHHSLGDGFSLMGALLSCLQRADDPSLPLTFPAFNSTNPNLESGYKKRFCANVAQMVTGVVNTFLDFGWSLLKSTNLEDEKTPIRSGDEGVEFRPIDITTMEFALDHLKQIKSNLKVTINDVICGVLFLGVRLYMEEMKYEQKNANSTALVLLNTRNIAGYKSVKEMLQTSNESKWGNQFAFLHVSVPKIDKEESSSNPLSFVFKAQDVIQRKRNSAAVSFTGKLLETLQKYRGPEVTAKYIHNTLKNSSMTISNMIGPMERMALANHPVKGLYFMVVGVPESLTITMMSYMGKLRVAVGTEKGLIDPQKFKFSIENAFDRIFKAAVPSASSKPAN comes from the exons atgatGAAAGTCAACGTGAAGAGAATGGTaaagggagaagaagaagaagaagaatcattTCCTGTTAGCCCTACCGGGCAGTATTTTACGAGTTCTGTCTTGTCGATTTCTGTTATTTGTGTGTTGGAATCTGAAATTCCTATAGATGATTCTTGCACCATGACATTGCTTAAGGATGTTTTTGTCCCCATTAATCCTCGTTTTTCTTCTATTATG GTGAGAGACAAAAATGGAGACAAACAATGGAAGAAAGTAGATGTGAAGCACAAAGATCACATAAATGTGCCTATTTTTCCAGAAGGAAAATCAAAAGAATTCTATGATAATTGCTTCAACGAATACATAACCAAGATTGCTATGGAACAACTCCCACAAAGCAGGCCACTATGGgaaattcacatattcaaatatCCAACAACCAAATCAGCTGGAAATTTAGTCTTTAAACTTCACCATTCTCTTGGTGATGGTTTTTCCCTAATGGGAGCTCTACTTTCTTGCTTACAAAGAGCTGATGATCCTTCACTTCCCTTAACATTTCCAGCATTTAATAGTACTAATCCCAATTTGGAAAGTGGTTATAAGAAGAGGTTTTGTGCTAATGTGGCTCAAATGGTTACTGGGGTTGTTAATACTTTCTTGGATTTTGGATGGAGTTTATTGAAGAGCACTAATCTTGAAGATGAGAAGACACCAATTAGGTCTGGAGACGAAGGAGTGGAGTTTAGACCTATTGATATTACAACCATGGAATTCGCCCTTGATCATCTCAAGCAAATTAAGTCCAATCTTAAAGTG ACGATCAACGATGTTATATGTGGAGTCTTGTTCTTGGGAGTAAGATTATACATGGAGGAAATGAAGTATGAGCAGAAAAATGCAAATTCAACAGCATTGGTGTTGCTCAACACTAGAAATATTGCAGGATATAAATCAGTGAAGGAAATGTTGCAGACTAGCAATGAATCTAAATGGGGAAATCAATTTGCATTTCTACATGTATCAGTTCCAAAAATTGATAAAGAAGAGTCATCGTCTAATCCTCTCAGCTTTGTGTTCAAAGCACAAGACGTTATTCAGAGAAAAAGAAACTCTGCAGCTGTTAGTTTTACTGGCAAATTGCTTGAGACTTTGCAAAAGTACAGAGGTCCCGAG GTAACGGCTAAATATATCCATAACACGTTGAAGAACTCAAGCATGACAATATCAAACATGATTGGCCCAATGGAACGAATGGCTTTGGCAAATCATCCTGTTAAAGGCTTGTACTTCATGGTGGTTGGTGTTCCTGAG AGTTTAACAATAACAATGATGAGCTATATGGGGAAGTTAAGGGTGGCAGTGGGAACAGAGAAAGGTCTCATTGATCCACAAAAGTTCAAGTTTAGCATTGAGAATGCCTTTGATAGGATTTTCAAAGCTGCAGTTCCTTCTGCTTCTTCCAAACCTGCAAATTAA